A stretch of the Pseudomonadota bacterium genome encodes the following:
- a CDS encoding nucleotide modification associated domain-containing protein, with product MNQLHESMKKTFDKCYEISVAKNHDYAGNEDPYANFRTSTTVGVPVERGIMVRMMDKVSRINRLIDNEAQVKDESIFDTLSDLINYTAILKAYLEEK from the coding sequence ATGAACCAATTACACGAATCAATGAAAAAGACATTTGACAAATGTTATGAAATCTCAGTAGCGAAGAATCATGATTATGCTGGCAACGAAGACCCTTATGCTAACTTCAGAACAAGCACAACCGTAGGCGTACCAGTAGAACGAGGGATTATGGTTAGAATGATGGACAAGGTTTCGAGGATAAACCGTTTGATAGACAACGAGGCTCAGGTAAAAGACGAAAGTATCTTTGACACTCTATCCGATTTGATAAATTACACAGCAATATTAAAAGCATATTTGGAGGAAAAATGA